The following proteins come from a genomic window of Paenibacillus spongiae:
- a CDS encoding carbohydrate kinase family protein, which translates to MKTIYVLGELNVDMIVTGSDVMPEWNREKLVDSFDLVLGSSSAITACALVGLGMDVRFVSVVGEDDFGRFCIEQLQGKGVNTEHVKRDASRKTGVTISLSTQKDRGLLTYMGSIAALTPSDIPAAVYGEAAHVHFGSYFLQDGMRPHWQQLFQQARQKGITTSFDTGWDVHQIWYRDQIHQLLRETDLFIPSEDELLHIYGVSKLDEIWGLLPDDRHMVAVKRGSAGAVLMTRDGQRESVNAYRITPVDTTGAGDSFNAGLIAGYLNGKRGKELLLFASACGALATQAVGGVGRVSSLQDVESFQRTHSLRDE; encoded by the coding sequence GTGAAGACGATTTATGTGCTCGGTGAATTGAATGTCGATATGATCGTTACCGGATCGGACGTCATGCCGGAGTGGAACCGGGAGAAGCTTGTGGATTCATTCGATCTCGTGCTTGGTTCCTCATCCGCCATTACTGCTTGCGCGCTGGTAGGGCTGGGAATGGATGTCCGTTTTGTCAGTGTGGTGGGCGAAGATGACTTCGGACGCTTCTGCATCGAACAGCTGCAGGGCAAAGGTGTGAATACGGAGCATGTCAAACGGGACGCGAGCAGGAAAACGGGCGTAACGATCTCGTTATCCACGCAGAAGGACCGGGGATTGCTCACATATATGGGGAGCATAGCGGCGCTAACTCCGTCCGATATTCCGGCGGCGGTGTATGGGGAGGCGGCACATGTCCACTTCGGCTCCTACTTTCTGCAGGATGGCATGCGGCCGCATTGGCAGCAGCTGTTTCAACAGGCAAGACAGAAGGGCATCACGACCTCCTTCGATACGGGCTGGGATGTGCACCAGATCTGGTATCGGGATCAGATTCACCAATTGCTTCGCGAGACGGACCTCTTTATTCCGAGCGAAGATGAGCTGCTGCATATTTACGGCGTGTCCAAGCTGGATGAGATATGGGGGCTTCTGCCTGACGATCGTCACATGGTCGCGGTGAAACGCGGGTCGGCAGGCGCTGTACTTATGACGCGAGACGGACAGCGCGAATCGGTCAATGCCTATCGGATTACGCCGGTCGATACGACAGGGGCGGGCGATTCGTTTAACGCGGGCTTGATTGCGGGGTATTTGAACGGGAAACGCGGCAAGGAGCTCTTACTGTTTGCAAGTGCTTGCGGAGCGCTCGCAACCCAGGCTGTCGGCGGCGTCGGGCGGGTATCGTCGCTGCAGGATGTCGAGTCTTTTCAACGCACTCATTCATTAAGGGACGAATAA
- a CDS encoding beta-L-arabinofuranosidase domain-containing protein: MAWQDLKIEGTAYKRAMLSFDRMESEPYEPDAVFKEASYDWPGDWEGRSILALVLLAQATHREPVHLAEIMRRLPSRLNEKGFFGPVYAAGTIDEQQLSGNSWFLRSMAEHYLWKKDAFSLSVVENMTEYLLLPARGYYADYPVLPEQRVFEGEAIGELQKEKVGAWRLSTDIGCAFIMLDGATQAYQILKRPELGELIDEMIAKFMTIDLSGLSFQTHATLSATRGLLRHYETTGNGALLRKAEDIFKLYIKEGMTETYANYNWFGRPEWTESCAVVDSFMVAVTLWKHTGKPELLDMAHHIYYNGMGYGQRPNGGFGCDVCTGAHGELSIAPKSEGMFEAFWCCTMRGGEGLSRSVEYCYEYEEGRIVVPFYSDSVGRFAMDGGALSISQRTAYPYDGYVSLEITESSRTESFVVELYVPGWADASAMKLKVNGEARDAVIREGFAAVTLEPVIGATVELTFPIELRVNRVEGDYSMKEAHSYRHGVLLLGVDGADPEQEHVGVSAAIEPLGYGVYRIADGSERILSPINDIIDKPMAEAIANRKQVLFRVQ; encoded by the coding sequence ATGGCATGGCAAGATCTGAAGATAGAGGGCACAGCCTATAAACGGGCGATGTTGAGCTTCGACCGGATGGAATCGGAGCCGTACGAGCCGGATGCGGTGTTTAAGGAAGCCTCGTATGATTGGCCTGGCGATTGGGAGGGGCGGTCGATTCTCGCACTGGTACTGCTGGCTCAAGCGACGCATAGGGAGCCGGTACATTTGGCTGAGATCATGAGGCGTTTGCCGTCCAGGTTGAATGAGAAGGGCTTCTTCGGACCCGTGTATGCGGCTGGAACCATAGACGAGCAACAGCTGTCCGGAAACAGCTGGTTTCTACGTTCGATGGCTGAGCATTATTTATGGAAGAAAGACGCCTTCTCCTTATCCGTGGTCGAAAATATGACGGAATATTTGCTTCTCCCGGCTAGGGGCTACTATGCGGATTACCCGGTCTTGCCGGAGCAGCGGGTATTCGAAGGGGAAGCGATCGGAGAGCTGCAGAAGGAGAAGGTCGGAGCATGGCGCTTATCTACCGATATCGGATGCGCGTTCATCATGCTGGATGGCGCTACTCAGGCTTATCAAATATTGAAGCGGCCGGAACTGGGGGAGCTCATTGACGAGATGATCGCCAAATTCATGACAATCGATTTATCAGGCTTGTCGTTCCAAACCCATGCGACGCTGTCCGCGACACGGGGGCTGCTGCGTCATTATGAAACAACCGGGAATGGAGCCTTGCTGCGCAAAGCCGAGGATATCTTCAAGCTCTATATAAAGGAAGGCATGACAGAGACGTACGCCAATTACAACTGGTTCGGCCGGCCGGAATGGACGGAAAGCTGCGCGGTGGTCGATTCATTCATGGTTGCCGTAACCTTATGGAAACATACGGGCAAGCCGGAGCTGCTTGATATGGCCCATCATATTTATTATAACGGCATGGGTTACGGGCAGCGCCCGAACGGCGGATTCGGCTGTGACGTCTGCACGGGCGCCCATGGCGAATTGTCGATTGCGCCCAAGTCGGAAGGCATGTTCGAAGCGTTCTGGTGCTGTACGATGCGCGGCGGCGAAGGTTTATCCAGATCGGTCGAATATTGCTACGAATATGAAGAGGGACGGATTGTCGTCCCATTCTATTCGGATAGTGTTGGCCGGTTTGCGATGGATGGCGGCGCATTGTCGATCAGCCAGCGCACCGCTTATCCTTATGATGGTTACGTCTCGCTGGAAATAACGGAATCCTCGCGGACGGAGTCCTTTGTCGTCGAGCTATATGTACCGGGATGGGCGGACGCTTCCGCGATGAAGCTGAAGGTGAACGGCGAAGCGAGAGATGCGGTCATTCGGGAAGGCTTCGCGGCTGTCACGCTGGAGCCCGTCATCGGAGCGACAGTCGAGCTGACCTTCCCGATTGAGCTGAGGGTCAATCGGGTGGAGGGAGACTATAGCATGAAGGAGGCCCATTCCTACCGGCATGGAGTTTTGCTGCTCGGTGTAGACGGTGCGGACCCGGAACAAGAACATGTCGGCGTCTCAGCGGCAATCGAGCCGCTTGGCTATGGCGTATATCGGATCGCTGACGGTTCGGAGCGAATCTTGAGTCCGATCAATGACATCATCGACAAGCCGATGGCCGAAGCCATAGCGAATCGCAAGCAAGTGCTGTTTCGCGTCCAATAA
- the fba gene encoding class II fructose-1,6-bisphosphate aldolase, which yields MPLISSTQMLQTARKNNYAVAAFNVHTLEMLQAVVEAAQETQSPLIIQSTVGTVKHLGPDYIAAAATVAANRTGLPIALHLDHCTDFPLLVQCIRAGYTSVMIDASMHTFEENVARTSKVMEIAAAAGVNVEAELGKVGGVEDDIVVDERDALLADPDECVQFVERTGVNTLAPAIGTAHGIYKGDPNIDFARIGEIASRIETPLVLHGGSGIPADQVKRAVSLGMAKMNIATELRIAFSDAIKAIFAQYPDENDPRKYMVPAKEAVKRLAIEKMELCGCIGKAGEVKS from the coding sequence ATGCCACTTATTTCGTCGACTCAAATGCTTCAAACCGCAAGAAAGAACAACTATGCGGTAGCTGCATTCAATGTGCATACGCTGGAAATGCTTCAGGCTGTCGTTGAAGCCGCTCAAGAGACGCAATCGCCGTTGATCATTCAATCCACCGTCGGTACGGTTAAACATCTGGGGCCCGATTATATCGCGGCGGCTGCAACGGTTGCGGCCAACCGGACAGGCCTGCCGATTGCGCTGCATTTGGACCATTGTACGGACTTTCCGCTGCTTGTTCAATGTATCCGTGCTGGCTATACATCCGTAATGATCGATGCTTCCATGCATACGTTCGAAGAGAATGTCGCCCGTACATCGAAAGTAATGGAAATTGCGGCAGCGGCCGGCGTTAACGTCGAAGCTGAGCTTGGCAAGGTAGGCGGCGTCGAGGATGACATCGTTGTCGATGAACGCGATGCGCTGCTTGCAGATCCGGATGAATGCGTGCAATTCGTTGAACGTACGGGCGTGAATACGCTGGCGCCGGCAATCGGCACGGCACATGGCATTTATAAAGGCGATCCGAATATCGACTTTGCTCGTATCGGCGAAATCGCCTCCCGTATCGAGACACCGCTCGTGCTTCATGGCGGATCCGGTATTCCAGCGGATCAAGTGAAGCGCGCCGTCTCCCTGGGGATGGCGAAGATGAACATTGCGACGGAGCTTCGCATCGCATTCTCGGATGCAATTAAAGCTATATTTGCTCAGTATCCGGACGAGAATGATCCGCGCAAATATATGGTCCCGGCCAAGGAAGCCGTGAAACGGCTTGCTATTGAAAAGATGGAGCTTTGCGGATGCATCGGCAAAGCCGGCGAAGTGAAATCATAA
- a CDS encoding metallophosphoesterase family protein yields MKDMTIETSALEETVIGIPGLRREMKLLHVTDSHYSEADDRDEERIVADAERCRQVYGGRAMEHFQQAIRHSNEWQAECTIFTGDIVQFPSVRNIEILEEQFGRLDSPYLYTLGNHDWLFTHHHPHDELRLSVYPMFNKVTAGNPSYGVMNLDGVKLIVLDDSNYQINGEQLQFVRRQLAEGIPTLLFFHIPMYLPTLADKTLEIWRDPIMLNAPGWAADARERWGLREAEESTQQFHRMITEVEYPNIAGIFCGHLHFPHRDAFAEGRYQYVTKAGFDGGFRQITLQPL; encoded by the coding sequence ATGAAGGATATGACGATCGAGACAAGTGCATTGGAAGAAACGGTAATCGGCATTCCGGGACTTCGGCGCGAGATGAAGCTTCTGCATGTGACAGATTCCCATTATTCGGAAGCGGACGACAGGGATGAAGAACGTATCGTCGCCGATGCGGAGCGCTGCCGTCAGGTATATGGGGGACGGGCGATGGAACACTTCCAGCAGGCCATTCGCCACAGCAACGAGTGGCAAGCTGAATGCACCATATTTACAGGCGATATCGTTCAGTTCCCATCTGTCCGGAATATTGAGATACTCGAAGAGCAGTTCGGCCGACTGGATTCGCCGTACTTGTATACGCTCGGGAATCATGACTGGCTGTTTACCCACCATCATCCGCATGATGAGCTGAGGCTGTCGGTATACCCGATGTTCAACAAAGTCACGGCCGGGAACCCCTCTTACGGGGTGATGAATCTTGATGGCGTGAAGCTAATCGTTCTGGACGACAGCAATTATCAAATCAACGGGGAGCAGCTGCAATTCGTCAGGCGGCAGCTGGCTGAAGGCATCCCGACGCTGCTCTTCTTCCACATTCCGATGTATTTGCCTACCCTTGCGGACAAGACGCTTGAGATATGGCGCGATCCGATTATGCTGAATGCGCCCGGATGGGCTGCGGATGCGAGAGAGCGCTGGGGGCTTCGCGAAGCTGAAGAGTCTACGCAACAGTTCCATCGGATGATTACGGAAGTTGAATATCCGAACATCGCCGGCATTTTTTGCGGGCACCTTCATTTTCCGCACCGCGATGCTTTCGCAGAGGGCCGTTACCAGTACGTGACGAAGGCGGGCTTTGACGGGGGTTTCAGACAAATAACGTTACAGCCCTTATGA
- a CDS encoding heavy metal translocating P-type ATPase, which produces MAMISAMQTTEAKVGDKEIPETGGSLPGKLKDTFSRYGEGIAALMSGIIIAAAWSINDISYTWSVILYSCAFLIGGFAKAKEGLQTLIYERDLDVNLLMLVAAIGAASIGYWTEGAVLIFIFSLSGALETYTMDRSRRDISALMEMKPETAVVYQDGIETVVSINELKVGDRVIVKPGESIPADGVVVEGYSAVNQASITGESIPVDKDAGSEVFAGTLNGQGALFIEVSRPGESTLFAKIIRLVQEAQSEKPVSQLFMERFERIYARAIIFISMLLIVLPPVVMGWSWEETFYKAMVFLVVASPCALVASIMPAMLSAISSSARKGLLFKGGAHLENLARTKVIAFDKTGTLTTGQPAVTDSIPLQGYSEHEMLQIAASLESLSEHPLAQAIVDKAKELGVRLDRPKEFTARTGWGLEAQLAGETWKIGKPSFLEACHHTDELTQIIHRLEEEGKTVTVLHHSKGAVGIIALRDSIRADAKQAIASLKKQGVLVAMLTGDQRKTAETIAREAGIDMVYAELLPEDKVNIVKELKGKYGHVAMVGDGVNDAPALATATVGIAMGAAGSDAALETANLVLLKDDIGRIADAIALGKRTAKIVKQNIIFAISVITLLIAANFIEGIALPLGVIGHEGSTILVILNGLRLLRQPNKTRTNTAI; this is translated from the coding sequence ATGGCAATGATTTCAGCCATGCAAACGACAGAAGCAAAGGTCGGCGACAAGGAGATCCCGGAGACAGGAGGATCGCTGCCGGGCAAGCTGAAGGATACATTCAGCCGATACGGCGAAGGAATCGCGGCATTAATGAGCGGTATTATCATAGCTGCCGCTTGGAGCATTAACGATATTTCTTATACCTGGTCGGTTATTCTATATTCGTGCGCCTTTCTCATCGGCGGGTTCGCCAAGGCGAAGGAAGGCTTGCAAACCTTGATCTACGAGCGGGATCTTGATGTCAATCTGCTTATGCTGGTCGCAGCGATTGGAGCGGCCAGCATCGGTTATTGGACCGAAGGCGCAGTGCTGATTTTTATTTTCTCGTTGAGCGGCGCTCTGGAGACCTACACAATGGATCGCAGCAGACGCGATATCTCCGCCTTAATGGAGATGAAGCCTGAGACCGCCGTGGTTTACCAAGACGGGATCGAGACGGTCGTATCCATCAATGAGCTGAAGGTCGGCGACAGAGTTATCGTTAAGCCCGGCGAGAGCATTCCTGCCGATGGCGTCGTCGTGGAAGGCTATTCAGCCGTTAACCAGGCTTCGATCACCGGGGAGTCGATTCCGGTGGATAAGGATGCCGGCAGCGAGGTGTTTGCAGGTACGTTGAATGGTCAGGGCGCATTGTTTATCGAAGTGAGCCGCCCGGGGGAATCGACCCTGTTCGCCAAGATCATTCGCCTCGTCCAAGAAGCTCAAAGCGAGAAGCCGGTATCGCAATTGTTCATGGAACGATTCGAGCGCATATACGCAAGAGCCATTATTTTCATTAGTATGCTCTTAATCGTTCTTCCGCCGGTAGTTATGGGCTGGTCGTGGGAAGAAACGTTCTATAAAGCGATGGTCTTTCTCGTTGTTGCATCTCCCTGCGCCTTGGTCGCCTCGATCATGCCCGCCATGCTGTCGGCGATATCGAGCAGCGCCAGGAAGGGTCTTCTCTTCAAAGGCGGCGCGCATCTTGAGAATCTCGCCCGTACGAAGGTGATCGCTTTTGATAAGACGGGAACGTTGACGACGGGACAGCCGGCGGTAACGGATTCGATTCCGCTGCAAGGCTATAGCGAGCATGAGATGCTGCAGATCGCGGCTTCGCTTGAAAGCTTGTCGGAGCATCCGCTTGCGCAAGCCATCGTTGATAAAGCGAAGGAGCTCGGCGTAAGGCTTGATCGTCCGAAGGAATTTACAGCCCGCACGGGATGGGGGCTAGAGGCGCAGCTGGCAGGGGAAACATGGAAAATCGGCAAGCCGTCATTCTTGGAGGCATGTCACCATACCGATGAGCTGACTCAAATCATCCATCGACTTGAGGAAGAAGGAAAAACGGTGACTGTTCTGCATCATTCGAAGGGAGCCGTCGGAATCATTGCACTCCGGGACAGCATACGCGCCGATGCCAAGCAAGCCATTGCATCCTTGAAGAAGCAGGGAGTTCTAGTTGCCATGCTGACCGGCGATCAGAGGAAGACTGCCGAGACGATTGCCCGTGAAGCGGGTATCGACATGGTGTACGCCGAGCTGCTGCCGGAGGACAAAGTGAATATCGTTAAGGAATTGAAAGGCAAGTACGGCCATGTCGCCATGGTCGGAGACGGTGTAAATGACGCTCCGGCGCTGGCGACCGCAACAGTCGGAATCGCAATGGGCGCAGCAGGAAGCGACGCGGCGCTTGAAACGGCCAACCTCGTCCTGCTGAAGGATGACATCGGCAGAATCGCCGATGCGATCGCGCTTGGCAAACGTACGGCTAAGATCGTCAAACAGAACATTATATTCGCCATCAGCGTGATTACGCTGCTCATCGCCGCTAACTTTATCGAAGGCATCGCGCTCCCGCTCGGCGTCATCGGACATGAAGGAAGCACGATCCTCGTTATCCTGAATGGACTGCGGCTGCTGCGTCAGCCGAACAAAACCAGAACCAATACCGCGATATAG
- a CDS encoding IclR family transcriptional regulator yields the protein MTTPKQTSVVKSADRVLDILELLAVEQHSINLVEIARKLDMPTSSTYKILQNMLARGYLETDVSEKMFKLGYKVLEIATKYSQNTDLISQFQNFAQKIVQDINEAAFLSIREKDMILYVSEKQSSHPVRFVSHMGMKLPIHSTAMGKAMLSKLTDQEIYGLFPSNQLGKLTDGTIQEREQLLKQMEEIRQEGLAYSYGEAIQGVQCVAAPICNAKGDAAAAMSISIPAARFTPEIWEKAKAWVTQGAKELSLSLFYQPHESNQA from the coding sequence TTGACAACCCCTAAGCAAACTTCTGTCGTTAAGTCTGCCGACCGCGTCCTTGATATATTAGAGCTGCTGGCCGTGGAGCAGCATTCCATAAATTTGGTGGAAATCGCAAGAAAGCTGGATATGCCGACAAGCAGCACATACAAGATTTTGCAGAACATGCTTGCCCGCGGTTATCTGGAGACGGACGTCAGCGAGAAGATGTTCAAGCTTGGCTACAAGGTGCTCGAAATCGCTACCAAGTATTCCCAGAATACCGATCTCATCTCCCAATTCCAAAACTTCGCGCAAAAAATCGTCCAAGATATCAATGAAGCGGCTTTCCTGTCGATTCGAGAGAAGGATATGATTCTATATGTATCGGAGAAGCAGAGCAGCCATCCCGTCCGCTTCGTCTCCCACATGGGAATGAAGCTGCCGATCCACTCGACCGCAATGGGCAAGGCCATGCTGAGCAAGCTGACGGATCAGGAAATTTACGGGCTGTTCCCGAGCAATCAGCTGGGGAAATTAACGGATGGAACCATTCAAGAGCGCGAACAATTGCTGAAGCAGATGGAAGAAATACGCCAGGAAGGACTAGCATACAGCTATGGCGAAGCGATACAAGGCGTCCAGTGTGTCGCAGCTCCAATATGCAATGCGAAGGGCGATGCTGCAGCCGCAATGAGTATCTCCATACCGGCGGCCCGCTTCACGCCGGAAATCTGGGAGAAGGCTAAGGCATGGGTAACCCAGGGCGCCAAGGAGCTGAGCCTAAGCCTGTTCTACCAGCCTCACGAGTCGAATCAGGCGTAG
- a CDS encoding DUF2663 family protein encodes MISVREVMDRIEMLPIAEDTKLLVKEIVDRKQKVDHIRWMNRILAVVNLGIAGVVMYWMYRLSLISSQDIFISFQYLGKSRASLLFIVVALSVFIYSGMLTKEYKKQKQKYDELRKETIDRLRAKWDITEESKLRDEISRLLDKRDINIRFLS; translated from the coding sequence ATGATTAGCGTGCGCGAAGTGATGGATCGAATCGAGATGCTGCCGATAGCGGAAGATACGAAGCTGCTGGTCAAGGAAATCGTCGACCGGAAGCAGAAGGTTGATCATATCCGATGGATGAACCGGATCTTGGCCGTCGTCAATTTAGGCATAGCCGGTGTCGTCATGTATTGGATGTACAGACTCAGTCTGATTTCGAGCCAAGATATCTTTATTTCGTTTCAGTATCTGGGCAAGAGCAGGGCATCCCTCCTATTCATCGTCGTAGCGCTGTCCGTCTTCATCTATTCCGGCATGTTAACGAAAGAGTATAAGAAACAGAAACAAAAGTACGACGAGCTCCGCAAAGAAACCATCGATAGGCTGAGAGCCAAATGGGACATCACGGAGGAGTCCAAGCTGCGCGATGAAATATCCAGACTGCTCGATAAACGGGATATCAATATTCGATTTCTCAGCTGA
- a CDS encoding HAD-IIA family hydrolase: protein MDGTLYYRDRPAPGAQELLNYLRGNGKKVGFITNNSRNTAGEIARKLFGIGIFAQPDEIVTATDAVGSYLMGQYGPLKVKAAGSQSMQQAIAEKGHRIIPLPSAEQADVIVLGRDTDFSFDKLQQIVNDVERGVKLVATNPDLYHPGPGGSKIPETGALARAIEAITGQPVPSIGKPGPYLFECAMNKYGAEARHCTMVGDNLETDIAGGVRAGMRTIWLRSGGMNQTLTGGDASVPIPDVIIERIEQWSYFNKNDEWRSD from the coding sequence TTGGACGGGACGCTCTATTATCGCGACCGGCCCGCTCCGGGTGCACAGGAGCTGTTGAATTACCTTCGCGGGAACGGGAAGAAGGTCGGGTTCATTACGAACAATTCCCGGAATACGGCGGGCGAAATCGCTCGAAAATTATTTGGAATCGGCATTTTCGCTCAACCGGACGAGATCGTAACGGCAACGGATGCGGTTGGATCATACCTTATGGGGCAGTATGGTCCGCTGAAGGTGAAGGCGGCCGGCTCGCAAAGCATGCAGCAGGCGATTGCGGAGAAGGGGCATCGCATCATCCCGCTGCCTTCGGCTGAACAGGCCGATGTCATTGTACTAGGAAGGGATACAGACTTCTCATTCGATAAGCTGCAGCAGATCGTGAATGACGTGGAGCGCGGCGTAAAGCTGGTTGCGACAAATCCGGATTTGTATCATCCCGGGCCCGGAGGCAGCAAAATACCGGAAACGGGAGCTCTGGCGCGGGCGATAGAAGCGATTACCGGTCAGCCGGTACCGTCGATCGGCAAACCTGGTCCATACCTATTCGAGTGCGCCATGAATAAATATGGCGCAGAGGCCCGGCATTGCACGATGGTCGGCGATAATCTGGAAACGGATATCGCAGGCGGCGTACGTGCAGGCATGAGAACGATCTGGCTCCGGTCGGGAGGCATGAATCAAACGTTAACGGGGGGCGATGCTTCCGTGCCGATTCCGGACGTCATTATCGAACGTATCGAGCAATGGTCATATTTCAATAAGAACGATGAGTGGAGGTCCGATTAA
- a CDS encoding glycerol-3-phosphate responsive antiterminator: MPLLHRIGQKPIIAAVRSRGDTEAALNSGVDNLFFMGGSVSDVIQSARECAEAGKGAFLHIDLIRGLSSTDKETLQFVKEYIGADGIITPKSHLIKEAAKNGLYAILHLFVLDSLALENGLKLARTTEPDAIEIMPGLMSKVITRFTEELPEIPVIASGLIQTRQEAAESIQAGATSLSVSEQALWPLTFRDLEDL, from the coding sequence ATGCCATTATTGCATCGAATTGGACAAAAACCGATCATAGCCGCCGTTAGAAGCAGGGGCGATACCGAAGCAGCACTTAACAGCGGCGTCGATAATTTGTTCTTCATGGGCGGCAGCGTGTCGGACGTCATTCAATCGGCAAGGGAATGTGCGGAAGCGGGGAAGGGCGCCTTCCTCCATATCGACTTGATCCGCGGCTTATCCAGTACGGACAAAGAGACGCTTCAGTTCGTGAAGGAGTACATAGGGGCGGACGGCATCATCACGCCTAAGAGTCATCTCATCAAGGAGGCCGCGAAGAACGGGCTGTACGCAATCCTGCATTTATTCGTCCTGGATTCGTTGGCGCTTGAGAACGGATTGAAACTGGCTCGTACGACGGAGCCAGACGCCATCGAAATCATGCCCGGCCTGATGAGCAAGGTCATCACCCGGTTCACGGAAGAGCTGCCTGAAATACCGGTCATTGCAAGCGGACTGATTCAGACCAGACAGGAAGCTGCCGAGAGTATACAAGCCGGCGCCACCTCGCTATCAGTCAGTGAGCAAGCGCTATGGCCGCTCACTTTTCGCGATCTAGAGGATTTGTAA
- a CDS encoding GNAT family N-acetyltransferase — protein MITYSEDKQLRAIDVAQVFRSSGIKRPYEDLERIQRMIDHSDIMISAWAGNNRLIGLARAVTDYSYCCYLSDLAVDKEYKNQGIGRELVRRLQAVSGDECSLVLLSAPGAVDYYPRLGFEHTDKAFVMARKR, from the coding sequence ATGATTACCTATAGCGAGGATAAGCAGCTTCGCGCGATCGATGTTGCACAAGTGTTCCGAAGCTCCGGCATTAAGCGGCCCTATGAGGATCTGGAGCGGATTCAGCGGATGATCGATCATTCGGACATCATGATTAGCGCATGGGCGGGGAACAACAGGCTGATTGGTCTTGCAAGGGCGGTTACGGATTATTCGTACTGCTGTTATCTGTCAGATTTGGCGGTCGATAAGGAATATAAGAATCAAGGGATCGGCCGGGAGCTTGTCCGAAGGCTGCAGGCCGTATCGGGTGACGAATGCTCGCTCGTGCTGCTCTCCGCACCCGGTGCCGTAGACTATTACCCGCGTCTCGGATTCGAGCATACCGATAAAGCTTTTGTCATGGCAAGGAAGAGATAA
- a CDS encoding SIS domain-containing protein, producing the protein MSLTYNEVKQQYTALKQTYDYMKSNREDIVSFIAKHGITSITYVGCGSSYCLSKSAAFSNRLRAGLPSMALAGGDLMLNTKRYEALLEKTLLVAPSRSGSTSEVVEAVKLIQAVKPVPVLAISSVTNSPLSQKADFALELPWAFDHSVCQTRNITNLYVANLMIAAFLGNDESLIESIGTAISQGESYMARVENAIRETADFEWTNAVVLADGELQGLASEGAIALTEIAKVQAQSHHLLDVRHGPMVTVGPDTLVIAALTKDGSEHQHKLMQDIKNRGAKIIAFGDHASVVPADLVDLAIISDTELDIAAQGIPFIFIPQIAALSSAERQGINPDQPDGLTAWVKL; encoded by the coding sequence ATGAGTTTAACTTATAACGAAGTCAAGCAGCAGTACACCGCGCTTAAGCAGACCTATGATTACATGAAGTCCAATCGTGAGGATATCGTAAGCTTCATCGCAAAACACGGCATTACTTCCATCACATATGTAGGCTGCGGCTCCAGCTACTGCCTTAGCAAATCGGCTGCATTCTCCAACCGCTTGCGTGCAGGTCTGCCTTCTATGGCACTTGCCGGCGGAGATCTCATGCTGAATACGAAGCGCTATGAAGCTCTGCTTGAGAAAACGCTGCTTGTTGCCCCATCGCGTTCCGGAAGCACAAGCGAAGTCGTTGAAGCGGTAAAGCTCATCCAAGCGGTGAAGCCCGTTCCCGTTCTTGCGATTTCCAGCGTGACGAACTCGCCGCTGTCGCAGAAAGCGGACTTTGCGCTTGAGCTTCCTTGGGCATTCGATCACAGCGTCTGCCAAACCCGCAACATTACGAATCTATATGTCGCGAATCTCATGATTGCCGCTTTCCTCGGCAACGACGAGAGCCTGATCGAGAGCATCGGCACCGCCATCAGCCAAGGCGAGTCTTATATGGCACGCGTGGAGAACGCCATCCGCGAGACGGCTGATTTCGAATGGACGAATGCCGTTGTCCTTGCGGACGGAGAACTCCAAGGCCTGGCATCCGAAGGCGCCATTGCCCTGACCGAGATCGCTAAAGTACAGGCGCAATCGCACCATCTGCTTGATGTTCGCCACGGACCGATGGTCACCGTCGGCCCTGATACGCTCGTCATCGCAGCGTTAACGAAGGACGGCTCGGAGCATCAACACAAGCTGATGCAGGATATCAAGAATCGCGGTGCCAAAATTATCGCATTCGGCGATCACGCAAGTGTCGTACCGGCGGATCTCGTCGACCTCGCGATCATTTCCGATACGGAGCTGGATATCGCCGCACAAGGCATTCCGTTCATCTTCATTCCGCAAATCGCGGCATTAAGCAGCGCTGAGCGTCAAGGCATCAATCCTGATCAGCCGGACGGCCTGACCGCTTGGGTGAAGCTGTAA